The Sulfolobus islandicus Y.N.15.51 sequence ACTGGAGAATGGTTCGTTGATATTTTTCGATAATAAAGAGTTTGTGCTTTGTGAAAAGAGTTGGTTTGAAAGAGATAGGGAGAAGATAATTGAAATATTAGATAATCTTAAAGCTAAGTATTCTATAGGTAGAGTTATAATATATATTGATGGTTATGGATCTAAATTAGATATGCTAAGGGATATAGAAAAGTATGGAAGAATAGAGGTGAATAGAAACGATGCTATGATTCTACCTAAAGGTGTGGACAAGGGTGTAGGAGTTTTGAAGTTTAAGGAATTAACTGGATTTAAGGGAAAGATAATAGCTGTAGGAGATAGTGAAAACGATTATGCGTTATTTAGAATTGCTGACATTAAAGTAGCAGTTGCAAATGCAATACCTCAAATAAAGGAAATTGCTGATATAGTGACTGAAAAACCTAATGGTTTAGGAGTAGTGGAGATTTTAGATAAGATATTATCTGGGAATTTTGGAAAAGAAGTAGATATCCACTAAGAACTCATGAATTCTTTTCATGTGCCAAGGATAATATGGTTTTAATCTGTACCTCTCAGACAATATTTCAGCAGAAAATCCGTGCTCTTTAGCTATTTTGATTATAATTTGCCTCGATCTTTCATTAGACTTATGTATAGAGTAGACTACATTGGAAATACTAAAAGCTGTTTGTAAAAACTTAATATCTATTCCTCTATTTACTACTCCAAATGGAGGATTTTGAATTACAGTATCAAATCTACCGTAAAATTGGATTATATCAGCATTTAACAGCTCTATGTCTAAGTTTAATTCGCTTTTGATATTTCTTGCAGTCTCTAATGATTCTAGATCAATCTCCACACAAGTGCAATAAGCACCTAAAAGTGAAGCCGCAAAGCAGAAAACGCCAGTTCCACAACCTAAATCAACTACCTTCTTATTGCTTATATGCCCAGATATATATGCGTGCCAAACTATTTGAGCAACTATTGGTGAAGGTGTTACATACTGTTCTAGTTCGTACTTCGGATTTGGATGTGGTTTTGAATATTTTTCTAGGAATTTTTCAATCTCTCTTTTACTAATTCTAGAGCTTCCAATAAATTATTCACCCTATTTTCCTTTATTTCAGGATAGAACCCTAATCTATCTAAAAGTATTGCCTCAAGACCTGCTCTTTTCGCACCAATTACGTCTATTTCGTAAATGTCGCCTATATGAATACCATCACTTTTAGCGATTTCCATGGCGTAGGAGAAAATCTTTGGGTGAGGTTTCATAACGTTCAAATCACATGATGCTACTATACCATCAAAGTACTTCTTAATACCCAGATCTTCTACTATTTTATAGATATTTCTGGTTGCGTTACTAACTAAAACAACTTTAAATCCGAGTTGTTTGGCTTCCTCTAGGAACGTAATTGAATCGTCATAGAGTTCATATTCCCCAGATAACAAGTTTTTGCTATTTAATCTAGCTATTGATTCTTGATCAGGATATATATTAAGTTCATAAAACAGTTCCCTAAAATCAAAAGCTGAAAGACCTCCGTATTCTGGGCTAGGATAGTGATGTTTTCCTAGAATCTTCGCAACTGCCTTGAAAACTCTCTTTTCGTCAACATTATACCCAATTTCCTTAAGGGCATATGCAATATTTTCGTGGTACCTAGGCTTAAAGTGTACTAGCGTCTCTCCTAAGTCTACAAATATTGCCTTCATATATATTCGCTTTACTTGTTCCTAATTAAAAATTTTGGCATTTCAATTTTCTCAGACTTGCAAACTGGGCATCTACTAGGCCTTTTTATTTTCTCAGAGTTGAATGTGTAGCCGCAACTCTTGCACCTAGCCGGTATTATTATAAGCGTATAACCTTTCCTTTTGCTCGACCTTGCCAAATGCTCTATATGATCGTAAATCTCTTTTTCCTTCCTAATATCTAGTCTTCTCATTATCTCCCTAGCACTCAACGGTTCATCTAAATAAGATAACAAGAAAAATATTTTTTCCCTAGTTGTTAAGAAGTCTGTATTCAATTAAGCTCAATATACTCTCTTTTGCGTCAATTTTAATATTATATGCTCTCAGTAGCCAATCATCTAGAGAAAAATCCCTCTGTTGATTATCAATTTCAATAACTTCATTTCCAAAGATATCTGAAAGATAACTACATATTTCAAAAAGAGATACTCTGTTACTTCCTACGTTTATTACACCCCTAGCCTCTTTATTAATAAGTAATTTACTTACCTTAGCTAGCGTATTCAAATCAATAATAGATATATAAAAGTTTTTATTACATTTCAAGATTTTTCCCCTTGTAGAAGCTTTAATAAATGGAAATAGAAAACCCCTATATGATAGTGAAAATAACGCTCCAACTCTTAAAACCAAGTAATTACCTAAAGTGATAATACTACTTTCTCCAACTAGTTTGGTTAATCCATAGTAATTCAATGGATTAGGAGTATTATGCTCTTTGTAAAAACCTCTCTTTCCATCATAAATTAGAAAAGAAGAAAGAAATACATTTACGCTTCCTACCTTAGAACCAGCTCTAGCTATGTTAATAGCATACCACGTGTTAAATGACCAAGCTAAGGGGGGATTCATGTTACTTTCAAAAATTGGTATTTCAAAGGTGTGCAATATCACATCTGGTTTTTCTCTTATAACCTTAGAAGGACTATCCACTATTGTAATCTCATTACTATTACTACCAAGAAATCTGGCAAAGGCTTTAGCAATCTCTCCTTCATCTGTAACTGCAATTTTCAATATCTATATCCTCTCTGATCTAGAATTAAAAAAGTTTCGATGATTATATAGTGTTGGTCAGGATTATTTTAAAAAAAGGCAAATCTAACCCAAGGTTTTGCTTATCTCAGTCACAATTATAGTTTTTAATTTTTCAGTATTATCCCTTAGTAACTGTATGATTGCGGATATCACTACGTTCTCATCATATTCTTCTGTGACCCTACTTTTCAATAACGAAGTAAAGGGTTGCATAACTTTATCTAATTCAATAGTTGATAATGTATTGGATATTTCTTTTACATA is a genomic window containing:
- a CDS encoding METTL5 family protein, which encodes MSNKKVVDLGCGTGVFCFAASLLGAYCTCVEIDLESLETARNIKSELNLDIELLNADIIQFYGRFDTVIQNPPFGVVNRGIDIKFLQTAFSISNVVYSIHKSNERSRQIIIKIAKEHGFSAEILSERYRLKPYYPWHMKRIHEFLVDIYFFSKIPR
- a CDS encoding phosphoglycolate phosphatase, whose product is MDIDWNEILVASDYDRTLANEESNFVISPIVVQKINEFSKKYKFVVVSGREKKFMDKLAVGLRPTAWILENGSLIFFDNKEFVLCEKSWFERDREKIIEILDNLKAKYSIGRVIIYIDGYGSKLDMLRDIEKYGRIEVNRNDAMILPKGVDKGVGVLKFKELTGFKGKIIAVGDSENDYALFRIADIKVAVANAIPQIKEIADIVTEKPNGLGVVEILDKILSGNFGKEVDIH
- a CDS encoding sugar nucleotide-binding protein gives rise to the protein MKIAVTDEGEIAKAFARFLGSNSNEITIVDSPSKVIREKPDVILHTFEIPIFESNMNPPLAWSFNTWYAINIARAGSKVGSVNVFLSSFLIYDGKRGFYKEHNTPNPLNYYGLTKLVGESSIITLGNYLVLRVGALFSLSYRGFLFPFIKASTRGKILKCNKNFYISIIDLNTLAKVSKLLINKEARGVINVGSNRVSLFEICSYLSDIFGNEVIEIDNQQRDFSLDDWLLRAYNIKIDAKESILSLIEYRLLNN
- a CDS encoding HAD family hydrolase → MKAIFVDLGETLVHFKPRYHENIAYALKEIGYNVDEKRVFKAVAKILGKHHYPSPEYGGLSAFDFRELFYELNIYPDQESIARLNSKNLLSGEYELYDDSITFLEEAKQLGFKVVLVSNATRNIYKIVEDLGIKKYFDGIVASCDLNVMKPHPKIFSYAMEIAKSDGIHIGDIYEIDVIGAKRAGLEAILLDRLGFYPEIKENRVNNLLEALELVKERLKNS
- a CDS encoding transcriptional regulator; amino-acid sequence: MNTDFLTTREKIFFLLSYLDEPLSAREIMRRLDIRKEKEIYDHIEHLARSSKRKGYTLIIIPARCKSCGYTFNSEKIKRPSRCPVCKSEKIEMPKFLIRNK